A genomic region of Vibrio sp. 10N contains the following coding sequences:
- a CDS encoding esterase/lipase family protein gives MNSFKYWLACLSLIFTISATAEDISAAVDLTTLFPEQSVKRCDNSKQPLNINREQPLVLIVHGCFASAGQFKALAGVYEHLDQQVACFEYDDRDSLERVSGELAQSINKLNTVVGGEKLTIIGHSQGGLISRRAVTADRQDGKTVTHADLELVTVSAPFNGIEASSHCGINWLRIATLGIIDGICYLVTGEKYLQIPPQTDFINYPGDLAPEVSRHLIIKTDESGTCRSNSSSGECTQDDYVFSLNEQSQLSVDNMRRSESTTVAAGHAEIVGNEVEVPWKLIETLQQFEVMARPNQAELEQFYVVVQNIYNNYL, from the coding sequence ATGAATAGTTTCAAATATTGGCTTGCTTGTTTATCCTTAATATTCACAATAAGCGCTACTGCGGAAGATATTTCTGCTGCAGTCGACTTGACTACATTATTTCCAGAACAGTCAGTTAAGCGCTGCGACAACTCGAAACAGCCGCTGAATATCAATAGAGAGCAGCCTTTAGTGCTTATCGTGCACGGTTGTTTTGCTTCAGCGGGGCAATTTAAGGCGCTTGCAGGTGTATATGAACACTTAGACCAACAGGTTGCTTGCTTTGAATATGATGACCGAGATAGCCTGGAGCGGGTTTCAGGCGAACTAGCGCAAAGTATCAATAAACTTAACACAGTTGTTGGTGGCGAAAAATTAACTATTATAGGGCATAGCCAAGGTGGTCTAATTTCGCGTCGGGCGGTGACGGCAGATCGTCAGGATGGAAAAACCGTTACTCACGCTGATTTAGAGTTAGTTACCGTGTCCGCCCCCTTTAATGGTATTGAAGCATCATCACACTGTGGTATTAACTGGTTGCGAATAGCGACACTTGGAATTATTGATGGTATTTGTTATTTGGTAACAGGTGAGAAATATTTACAGATTCCGCCGCAAACAGACTTTATTAATTATCCCGGTGACTTAGCACCGGAGGTTTCTCGACATCTAATAATCAAAACTGACGAATCTGGCACTTGTCGTTCAAATAGTTCATCAGGCGAATGCACGCAAGATGACTATGTTTTCTCACTTAATGAGCAGAGTCAATTATCTGTTGATAACATGAGGCGAAGTGAGTCTACTACGGTTGCCGCAGGACATGCGGAAATTGTTGGTAATGAAGTCGAGGTACCATGGAAACTTATCGAAACGCTACAGCAGTTTGAAGTAATGGCACGCCCGAACCAGGCGGAGTTGGAGCAATTTTATGTTGTGGTGCAAAATATTTATAACAACTACTTGTAA
- a CDS encoding excinuclease, producing the protein MKNKITTTVAIASALLCSSAMARDDVGSYDIKNALSSPDAIAKLGGSVKFYFGDQDYGKVVHDFGTFKTNKKTNAFNKSDKEACEWVFLSAMITLQERALKEGANAVVDIKSNYKNNLTSSQETFQCGAGTFVAGVALTGKVVSLK; encoded by the coding sequence ATGAAGAATAAAATCACAACGACAGTAGCGATAGCAAGCGCCCTTTTATGCAGCTCTGCAATGGCTAGGGATGATGTCGGCAGTTATGACATAAAGAATGCGCTGAGTTCTCCAGACGCAATAGCAAAACTGGGTGGTAGCGTGAAGTTTTACTTTGGTGACCAAGACTACGGAAAGGTAGTTCATGATTTTGGCACATTTAAAACTAACAAAAAAACCAATGCATTTAACAAGTCAGACAAAGAAGCTTGTGAGTGGGTGTTTTTATCAGCCATGATTACGCTGCAAGAACGCGCGCTCAAAGAAGGTGCAAATGCGGTGGTGGATATTAAGTCGAACTACAAGAACAACCTCACATCAAGCCAAGAAACATTTCAATGTGGTGCGGGTACTTTTGTTGCTGGTGTTGCTTTAACAGGCAAAGTGGTCTCACTAAAATAG
- a CDS encoding Sbal_3080 family lipoprotein, translated as MRRNYVVFVFTLLLTACSAPRYSVAPIEPSEQSDRVTIIRDDATRDIFLDSMQEWCLDTAHKCKVVSDGTPPEDNELTLTYVSRWSWDFKTFIADAKVNAYKDRKKVGEVEFVAPNNTNPKKWGNDSKRIMMMLDLLFGLESVTDAQQKIASGQM; from the coding sequence ATGAGAAGGAACTACGTAGTATTCGTGTTCACTTTACTGTTAACTGCGTGCTCGGCGCCAAGATACAGTGTCGCCCCAATCGAGCCGTCGGAACAGAGTGATAGGGTTACGATTATTAGAGATGACGCAACCCGAGACATCTTTTTAGACTCAATGCAGGAGTGGTGTTTGGATACTGCTCATAAATGCAAAGTCGTGAGTGATGGAACACCACCGGAAGACAATGAGCTTACCTTAACGTATGTATCGCGCTGGAGCTGGGATTTTAAGACATTTATCGCAGACGCCAAAGTGAATGCCTATAAAGACCGTAAAAAGGTTGGTGAGGTTGAGTTCGTCGCCCCAAATAATACTAATCCCAAGAAATGGGGTAACGATAGTAAACGTATTATGATGATGCTAGATTTGCTGTTTGGGCTTGAATCAGTAACTGATGCTCAACAGAAAATAGCATCTGGGCAGATGTAG